The following are encoded together in the Streptomyces rapamycinicus NRRL 5491 genome:
- a CDS encoding NAD(P)-dependent alcohol dehydrogenase, producing MTTSVTAYAAPAPKAPLERTTVERRALREHDVLIEIAYAGICHSDIHQAREEWGTALFPMVPGHEIAGVVAEVGSAVTKYAVGDRVGVGCFVDSCRECENCLAGEEQYCLKGEVPTYNGNEYDGAPTYGGYSTHTVVDENYVLRIPEGISLDVAAPLLCAGITLYSPLAHWNAGPGKKVAIVGLGGLGHMGVKIAHAMGAEVTVLSQTLRKKDDGLRLGADHFYATSDESTFTELAGIFDLIVNTTSANLPLDGYLSLLKLDGTLVHVGAPENSSAFNQFSLIMGRKSMAGSKIGGIRQTQEMLDFCAEHGLGAEIEVIDGERINEAYDRVVSSDVRYRFVIDIASLKA from the coding sequence ATGACCACCAGCGTCACCGCCTACGCAGCCCCCGCTCCGAAGGCCCCGCTGGAAAGGACCACCGTCGAGCGCCGTGCCCTGCGCGAGCACGACGTGCTGATCGAGATCGCCTACGCCGGTATCTGCCACTCCGACATCCACCAGGCCCGCGAGGAGTGGGGCACCGCCCTCTTCCCTATGGTGCCCGGCCATGAGATCGCCGGTGTGGTCGCCGAGGTCGGCTCCGCCGTCACCAAGTACGCCGTCGGCGACCGGGTCGGCGTGGGCTGCTTCGTCGACTCCTGCCGCGAGTGCGAGAACTGCCTCGCGGGCGAGGAGCAGTACTGCCTCAAGGGCGAGGTGCCCACGTACAACGGCAACGAGTACGACGGCGCCCCCACCTACGGCGGCTACAGCACCCACACCGTGGTGGACGAGAACTACGTACTGCGCATCCCCGAGGGGATCTCGCTGGACGTGGCCGCCCCGCTGCTGTGCGCCGGGATCACCCTCTACTCCCCGCTGGCCCACTGGAACGCCGGTCCCGGCAAGAAGGTCGCCATCGTGGGCCTCGGCGGCCTCGGCCACATGGGCGTGAAGATCGCCCATGCGATGGGCGCCGAGGTGACGGTGCTGAGCCAGACGCTCCGCAAGAAGGACGACGGGCTGCGGCTGGGCGCCGACCACTTCTACGCCACCAGCGACGAGTCCACCTTCACCGAGCTGGCGGGCATCTTCGACCTGATCGTCAACACGACCTCGGCGAACCTCCCGCTGGACGGCTATCTGTCGCTGCTGAAGCTGGACGGCACGCTGGTGCACGTGGGCGCGCCGGAGAACTCCAGCGCGTTCAACCAGTTCTCGCTGATCATGGGCCGGAAGTCGATGGCCGGATCCAAGATCGGCGGCATCCGGCAGACCCAGGAGATGCTCGACTTCTGCGCCGAGCACGGGCTCGGCGCGGAGATCGAGGTGATCGACGGCGAGCGGATCAACGAGGCCTACGACCGCGTCGTGAGCAGCGATGTGCGGTACCGCTTCGTGATCGACATCGCCTCGCTCAAGGCGTGA
- a CDS encoding RDD family protein: protein MAPDPLSSPPPVIPPGMPPLATPGQRFTARLIDIVILGAIWTVALTATGALQYTIDHPGEQDMGKVTLALIITMALYFGYEGVMLARSGQTLGKKALRIRVAMLSDGNVPAGQGWVRAAVYVLPGMLIPLLVGTVFWLVNSASLLWDKPFQRCLHDKAARTVVVSAVQ from the coding sequence ATGGCCCCCGACCCGCTGTCCTCGCCCCCGCCTGTGATCCCCCCAGGGATGCCCCCGCTGGCCACCCCTGGTCAGCGCTTCACCGCCCGGCTCATCGACATCGTCATCCTCGGCGCGATCTGGACGGTGGCGCTCACGGCGACCGGCGCGCTCCAGTACACGATTGATCACCCGGGCGAGCAGGACATGGGCAAGGTGACCCTCGCGCTCATCATCACGATGGCGCTCTACTTCGGCTACGAGGGCGTCATGCTGGCCCGCAGCGGACAGACGCTCGGCAAGAAGGCGCTGCGCATCCGGGTGGCGATGCTGTCCGACGGGAATGTGCCGGCCGGTCAGGGCTGGGTCCGCGCGGCGGTCTACGTGCTGCCGGGGATGCTCATCCCGCTGCTGGTCGGCACGGTCTTCTGGCTGGTCAACTCGGCCTCACTGCTGTGGGACAAGCCGTTCCAGCGCTGTCTGCACGACAAGGCCGCGCGGACCGTCGTGGTGTCAGCCGTGCAGTGA
- a CDS encoding FAD-binding oxidoreductase, translated as MTDLIELLREGLPEEAVLTDPDVTGAYANDMASFCEAGAPAVVVLPRTVEQVQHVCRTATALRVPIVPQGARTGLSGAANASDGCVVLSLVKMDRILEINPVDRIAVVEPGVINATLSRAVMEKGLYYPPDPSSWEQCTIGGNIGTASGGLCCVKYGVTAEYVLGLDVVLADGRLLKTGRRTAKGVAGYDLTRLFVGSEGSLGIVVRAVLALKPAPLEQLVLAAEFPSTASACDAICRIMERGHAPSLLELMDRTSVRAVNAIGNMGLPESTEALLMAAFDTPDPAPDLAAVAELCTAAGATEVVPAEDAAESDMLLQARRMTLPALEAVKGVTMIDDVCVPRSRLAEMIDGTAAIATKYGLTIGVVAHAGDGNTHPTVCFDPADPDESRRARESFDAIMALGLELGGTITGEHGVGVLKREWLARELGPVGMEMQRGIKQVFDPLGLLNPGKLF; from the coding sequence ATGACGGACCTCATCGAGCTGCTGCGGGAGGGCCTCCCCGAGGAGGCGGTGCTCACCGACCCCGATGTGACCGGGGCCTACGCCAATGACATGGCGAGCTTCTGCGAGGCGGGCGCGCCCGCCGTGGTCGTTCTCCCGCGCACGGTGGAACAGGTGCAGCACGTGTGCCGCACCGCCACCGCGCTGCGCGTCCCGATCGTGCCCCAGGGCGCGCGCACCGGGCTGTCGGGCGCGGCCAACGCGTCCGACGGCTGCGTCGTGCTGTCCCTGGTCAAGATGGACCGGATCCTGGAGATCAACCCGGTGGACCGGATCGCGGTCGTCGAACCGGGCGTGATCAACGCGACCCTGTCCCGCGCGGTCATGGAGAAGGGCCTCTACTATCCGCCGGACCCCTCCAGCTGGGAGCAGTGCACGATCGGCGGCAACATCGGCACCGCGTCCGGCGGGCTGTGCTGTGTGAAGTACGGCGTCACCGCCGAATACGTCCTCGGGCTCGATGTCGTCCTCGCCGACGGCCGGCTGCTGAAGACCGGCCGCCGCACCGCCAAGGGCGTCGCGGGCTACGACCTGACCCGGCTCTTCGTCGGCTCCGAGGGCAGCCTCGGCATCGTCGTGCGCGCGGTCCTCGCCCTCAAGCCCGCCCCGCTCGAACAGCTCGTGCTCGCCGCCGAGTTCCCCTCCACCGCCTCCGCCTGCGACGCCATCTGCCGGATCATGGAGCGCGGCCACGCCCCCTCGCTGCTGGAGCTGATGGACCGTACGAGCGTCCGCGCGGTCAACGCGATCGGGAACATGGGCCTGCCGGAGTCCACCGAGGCCCTGCTGATGGCGGCCTTCGACACCCCGGACCCGGCCCCCGACCTCGCCGCCGTGGCCGAGCTGTGCACGGCGGCCGGTGCCACGGAGGTGGTCCCGGCCGAGGACGCCGCCGAGTCCGACATGCTGCTCCAGGCCCGCCGGATGACGCTTCCGGCGCTGGAGGCGGTCAAGGGCGTCACGATGATCGACGACGTCTGTGTGCCCCGCTCCCGGCTCGCCGAGATGATCGACGGCACGGCCGCCATCGCCACGAAGTACGGCCTGACCATCGGCGTCGTCGCCCACGCCGGGGACGGCAACACCCATCCCACGGTGTGCTTCGACCCCGCCGACCCCGATGAGTCCCGCCGCGCCCGGGAGTCCTTCGACGCCATCATGGCGCTGGGCCTCGAGCTCGGCGGCACCATCACCGGGGAGCACGGCGTCGGCGTCCTCAAGCGGGAGTGGCTGGCGCGTGAACTGGGCCCGGTGGGCATGGAGATGCAGCGCGGCATCAAGCAGGTCTTCGACCCGCTGGGCCTGCTCAACCCCGGCAAGCTGTTCTGA
- a CDS encoding Lrp/AsnC family transcriptional regulator: MGIDGLDARLIELLAEEPRIGVLEASRRLGVARGTAQARLDRLRAQGVIRGFGPEVDPAALGYPVTAFATLEIEQGQGPDVRAHLATVPEVLELHTTTGHGDMLCRLVARSNADLQRVIDLVVGFGGIVRASTAIVMENPVPLRIIPLVRQAARD, translated from the coding sequence ATGGGAATCGACGGGCTCGACGCCCGCCTGATCGAGCTGCTCGCCGAGGAGCCGCGGATAGGGGTGCTGGAGGCGTCGCGCCGCCTCGGTGTCGCCCGCGGCACGGCGCAGGCGCGGCTGGACCGGCTGCGGGCGCAGGGGGTGATCCGGGGCTTCGGCCCCGAGGTGGACCCCGCGGCGCTCGGCTACCCGGTCACCGCCTTCGCGACGCTGGAGATCGAGCAGGGGCAGGGGCCGGACGTACGGGCCCATCTGGCGACCGTTCCCGAGGTGCTGGAGCTGCACACCACCACGGGCCACGGGGACATGCTGTGCCGACTGGTGGCCCGGTCCAACGCCGACCTCCAGCGGGTGATCGACCTGGTGGTGGGGTTCGGGGGGATCGTCCGGGCCTCGACGGCGATCGTGATGGAGAACCCGGTGCCGCTGCGGATCATCCCGCTGGTGCGGCAGGCGGCGCGGGACTGA
- a CDS encoding winged helix-turn-helix domain-containing protein has protein sequence MAENEEPASDEVRVLDPRTLRGLAHPLRMRLLGALREYGPATASQLADRLGESSGATSYHLRQLATYGFVEDDPGRGKGRERWWKATHRGTRWNADKFLAHPDPAVRGAVNTVLHEVATQHTEQMSTWLGTLHEWSEKWVSASDMSDFHLRLTPELAREMRDKVHELIESYREKEVDRETEGSAPYRVHLHAFPRDED, from the coding sequence ATGGCAGAGAACGAAGAGCCTGCGTCCGACGAAGTACGGGTGCTGGACCCACGCACCCTGCGCGGGCTCGCGCATCCGCTGCGGATGCGCCTGCTTGGAGCGCTGCGCGAGTACGGACCGGCCACCGCGTCCCAACTGGCCGACAGATTGGGGGAGTCCAGCGGCGCCACCAGCTACCATCTGCGTCAGCTGGCCACCTATGGCTTCGTCGAGGACGACCCGGGGCGGGGCAAGGGGCGGGAGCGGTGGTGGAAGGCGACGCACAGGGGTACGCGCTGGAACGCCGACAAGTTCCTGGCCCACCCCGACCCGGCCGTACGGGGGGCGGTGAACACCGTGCTGCACGAGGTGGCCACCCAGCACACGGAGCAGATGTCCACCTGGCTGGGCACTCTGCACGAGTGGTCGGAGAAGTGGGTGTCGGCCTCGGACATGAGCGACTTCCACCTTCGTCTCACCCCTGAACTCGCCCGCGAAATGCGCGACAAGGTGCACGAACTGATCGAGAGCTACCGCGAGAAGGAGGTGGACCGGGAGACCGAGGGCTCCGCCCCGTACCGCGTCCATCTGCACGCCTTCCCGCGCGACGAGGACTGA
- the hppD gene encoding 4-hydroxyphenylpyruvate dioxygenase codes for MTETTEMLQQGDARHADPFPVKGMDAVVFAVGNAKQAAHYYATAFGMKLVAYSGPENGSRETASYVLVSGSARFVFTSVIKPVSAWGRFLSEHVAEHGDGVIDLAVEVPDARAAYAYALEHGATGIEEPHELKDEHGTVITASIRTYGDTRHTLVERTGYFGPYLPGYAEAEPIVAPPARRNFQAVDHCVGNVELGRMDEWVGFYNNVMGFTNMKEFVGDDIATEYSALMSKVVADGTRKVKFPLNEPAVGKKKSQIDEYLEFYGGPGVQHIALATNDIVGTVQAMRAAGVSFLDTPDSYYDTLGEWVGDTRVPLETLRELKILADRDEDGYLLQIFTKPVQDRPTVFFELIERHGSMGFGKGNFKALFEAIEREQAKRGNL; via the coding sequence ATGACTGAGACGACAGAGATGCTGCAGCAGGGGGACGCACGGCACGCCGACCCGTTCCCCGTGAAGGGGATGGACGCGGTCGTCTTCGCCGTCGGCAACGCCAAGCAGGCCGCGCACTACTACGCCACCGCGTTCGGCATGAAGCTCGTCGCCTACTCCGGCCCGGAGAACGGCAGCCGGGAAACGGCCAGTTACGTCCTCGTCTCGGGCAGCGCCCGCTTCGTGTTCACCTCCGTCATCAAACCGGTGAGCGCCTGGGGCCGCTTCCTGTCCGAGCATGTCGCGGAGCACGGCGACGGGGTGATCGACCTCGCGGTCGAGGTGCCGGACGCGCGCGCCGCGTACGCGTACGCCCTCGAGCACGGCGCCACCGGGATCGAGGAGCCGCACGAGCTCAAGGACGAGCACGGCACGGTGATCACGGCCTCGATCCGTACCTACGGCGACACCCGCCACACCCTCGTCGAGCGCACCGGCTACTTCGGCCCGTACCTCCCCGGCTACGCCGAGGCCGAGCCGATCGTCGCCCCGCCGGCGCGCCGGAACTTCCAGGCCGTCGACCACTGCGTGGGCAATGTGGAGCTCGGCCGGATGGACGAGTGGGTCGGGTTCTACAACAACGTCATGGGCTTCACCAACATGAAGGAGTTCGTGGGCGACGACATCGCCACCGAGTACTCCGCGCTGATGTCGAAGGTCGTGGCCGACGGCACCCGCAAGGTGAAGTTCCCGCTCAACGAGCCCGCGGTCGGCAAGAAGAAGTCCCAGATCGACGAGTATCTGGAGTTCTACGGCGGCCCCGGCGTCCAGCACATCGCGCTCGCCACCAACGACATCGTCGGCACCGTGCAGGCGATGCGCGCGGCCGGGGTGAGCTTCCTGGACACGCCGGACTCGTACTACGACACCCTGGGGGAGTGGGTCGGCGACACCCGCGTCCCGCTGGAGACCCTCCGAGAGCTGAAGATCCTCGCCGACCGGGACGAGGACGGCTATCTGCTCCAGATCTTCACCAAGCCGGTCCAGGACCGGCCGACCGTCTTCTTCGAGCTGATCGAGCGGCATGGCTCGATGGGCTTCGGCAAGGGCAACTTCAAGGCACTGTTCGAGGCGATCGAGCGCGAGCAGGCCAAGCGCGGCAACCTCTGA
- a CDS encoding RDD family protein has translation MSAPTSGSADGSSIPGFYPDPSIPGYIRYWNGAAWVPGTSRPAPAEGEAMPAPPPGVTHTQVISPPPDETGPMFLDEDPAPRAAEETGSALPELRRRAEMDVRGAGGPPEAPGGGMGTQPVPPGGVSASVDWNDPQRLHGTHPDAGTAWHADAAQQGGFGGEQDRRVSWGSEPGAPGDAQSGGGQAGGGQADGGGQWPGVPDPRRAGPGEDAGRDDGTLTMRAGGGRTADRSTQALPPVRRAPELPPADDGETPAPAGDGTMTFRTVGRGGGAAPTTGQGQGQGQGQGQSQGHGQDQGRGQAAGRDDGTMAIRAIGRGGARKGAEAAPPAQSPHQPQHPAQTHQPQQPAQPHQPQQPFGGIPVQGGGPAWQPQGQFAQRPGPPQSPPQAAPHAPQAAPQAAPHGAGPGAPEGVIPWKPPVDNPFLLAAQAEGRPASLGRRLAARLIDSVVLLGVVGAVAFPLWSKASDHIDEKVEAAKQSGETVTVYFLDGTTSGYLGIVLGLLLVLGVVLETLPTAKWGRTLGKRLCGVRVLDIEEHDTPSFGTALRRWLVYSVLGLLVIGVLNVLWCLFDRPWRQCWHDKAARTFVASAD, from the coding sequence ATGAGCGCCCCTACCTCAGGATCCGCGGACGGCAGCTCCATTCCTGGCTTTTATCCTGATCCGTCCATCCCTGGCTACATCCGTTACTGGAACGGTGCCGCCTGGGTGCCCGGCACCAGCCGTCCCGCCCCGGCCGAGGGCGAGGCCATGCCCGCGCCGCCGCCCGGGGTCACCCACACTCAGGTGATCAGCCCGCCGCCGGATGAGACGGGCCCGATGTTCCTGGACGAGGATCCGGCGCCGCGGGCCGCCGAGGAGACCGGCAGCGCACTGCCCGAGCTGCGCCGCAGGGCCGAAATGGACGTCCGGGGCGCGGGCGGGCCGCCCGAGGCGCCGGGCGGTGGCATGGGGACCCAGCCGGTGCCGCCCGGCGGGGTCTCGGCGTCCGTGGATTGGAACGACCCCCAGCGGCTGCACGGCACCCACCCCGACGCCGGTACGGCCTGGCACGCGGACGCCGCCCAGCAGGGCGGATTCGGCGGTGAGCAGGACCGCCGGGTCTCCTGGGGCTCGGAGCCGGGCGCGCCCGGCGACGCCCAGTCCGGTGGGGGACAAGCCGGTGGTGGGCAAGCCGATGGTGGCGGACAGTGGCCCGGGGTGCCCGACCCGCGGCGCGCGGGCCCGGGTGAGGACGCCGGGCGCGATGACGGCACGCTGACCATGCGCGCGGGCGGCGGGCGCACGGCGGACCGCTCGACGCAGGCCCTGCCGCCCGTCCGCCGGGCCCCGGAGCTGCCCCCGGCGGACGACGGCGAGACCCCCGCCCCGGCGGGCGACGGGACGATGACCTTCCGCACGGTGGGTCGCGGCGGCGGAGCGGCACCCACGACCGGCCAGGGGCAGGGGCAGGGGCAGGGGCAGGGGCAGAGCCAGGGTCACGGGCAGGACCAGGGCCGGGGCCAGGCGGCCGGCCGGGACGACGGGACGATGGCGATCCGGGCGATCGGCCGCGGCGGCGCGCGCAAGGGCGCCGAGGCCGCACCCCCGGCCCAGTCCCCGCACCAGCCCCAGCATCCCGCGCAGACACACCAGCCCCAGCAGCCCGCGCAGCCGCACCAGCCTCAGCAGCCCTTCGGCGGTATCCCCGTCCAGGGCGGCGGCCCGGCCTGGCAGCCGCAGGGGCAGTTCGCCCAGCGGCCCGGCCCGCCGCAGAGCCCGCCGCAGGCCGCCCCGCACGCTCCCCAAGCGGCCCCGCAGGCGGCCCCGCACGGCGCTGGCCCGGGCGCGCCCGAGGGTGTCATCCCCTGGAAGCCGCCCGTCGACAACCCCTTCCTCCTGGCCGCCCAGGCCGAGGGCCGGCCCGCCTCGCTCGGCCGCCGCCTCGCCGCCCGGCTGATCGACTCGGTCGTGCTGCTCGGCGTCGTCGGCGCCGTCGCGTTCCCGCTGTGGAGCAAGGCGAGCGACCACATCGACGAGAAGGTCGAGGCGGCCAAGCAGAGCGGCGAGACCGTCACGGTCTACTTCCTGGACGGCACCACCAGCGGCTATCTGGGCATCGTCCTCGGTCTGCTGCTCGTCCTCGGCGTCGTCCTGGAGACGCTGCCGACCGCCAAGTGGGGCCGCACGCTCGGCAAGAGGCTGTGCGGGGTGCGGGTGCTGGACATCGAGGAGCACGACACCCCGTCCTTCGGCACCGCGCTGCGCCGCTGGCTGGTCTACTCGGTGCTGGGGCTGCTCGTCATCGGCGTGCTGAACGTGCTGTGGTGCCTGTTCGACCGCCCGTGGCGGCAGTGCTGGCATGACAAGGCGGCCCGCACCTTCGTCGCGTCGGCCGACTGA
- a CDS encoding RDD family protein, translating into MSTDQPPPGPDEPRDRDSSDPFAKQPRANGSPYGDHGDHTAGPEPYAGMPPLAHLGRRLIARIIDALLIGIPVGLVVTAIAGGYDPIEGSARSTTVTLVYVLVYFLYEGLMLTRDGQTVGKKAMKIRVAMLENGRPPAGQAGWLRAGVYALPEIVPCCGFLFWLINVLWCTWDRPYLQCLHDKAAKTLVVSAVP; encoded by the coding sequence ATGAGCACCGACCAGCCGCCGCCCGGGCCCGATGAGCCCCGGGACCGGGACAGCAGCGATCCGTTCGCGAAACAACCGCGTGCGAACGGCTCCCCGTACGGGGACCACGGGGACCACACCGCGGGGCCCGAGCCATACGCCGGGATGCCCCCGCTCGCGCACCTCGGCCGCCGTCTGATCGCCCGGATCATCGACGCGCTGCTCATCGGCATCCCGGTCGGGCTCGTGGTGACCGCGATCGCCGGGGGCTATGACCCGATCGAGGGCAGTGCGCGTTCGACCACCGTCACGCTGGTCTACGTCCTGGTCTACTTCCTCTACGAGGGGCTGATGCTGACCCGGGACGGCCAGACCGTCGGCAAGAAGGCGATGAAGATCCGGGTCGCCATGCTGGAGAACGGGCGGCCGCCGGCCGGCCAGGCGGGCTGGCTGCGCGCCGGGGTGTACGCCCTGCCCGAGATCGTGCCCTGCTGCGGCTTCCTCTTCTGGCTGATCAATGTGTTGTGGTGCACCTGGGACCGGCCCTACCTGCAGTGCCTGCACGACAAGGCGGCCAAGACCCTGGTGGTCTCGGCCGTACCCTGA
- a CDS encoding helix-turn-helix transcriptional regulator, with protein MDRNTELSEFLRSRRARLGPGDAGVSVSNDSPRRVPGLRREELAQLAGVSTDYYTRLEQGRHINVSETVLDAVARALQLNETERAYLFELTRPRPRRTARRRPPRPQRVRPGVHALLRMLDGVSPAFVLGRRGDVLASNQLARALIIDFEALPYHERNMARFMFLDEAARSLWPEWETVAAEMVASLRLEAGRHPDDPRLTELVGELTIKSPEFRTWWADHNVREKTHGVKLYHHPVVGDMTLAYENVTVPGDPDQALCIYTVVPGSPSEAALRLLASWTATPSADPSAPSSEARPSGGPSSDVSP; from the coding sequence ATGGACCGCAACACCGAGCTCAGTGAGTTCCTGCGGAGCCGCAGGGCACGTCTGGGCCCCGGCGACGCGGGCGTGAGCGTGAGCAACGACAGCCCCCGTCGGGTGCCGGGGCTGCGCCGCGAGGAGCTGGCGCAGCTGGCAGGCGTGAGTACGGACTACTACACGCGCCTGGAGCAGGGCCGTCACATCAATGTGTCGGAGACGGTGCTGGACGCCGTGGCCCGCGCTCTTCAGCTGAACGAAACCGAACGTGCGTACCTCTTCGAGCTGACCCGGCCGCGCCCCCGGCGCACGGCGCGCCGCCGGCCGCCCCGCCCCCAGCGGGTGCGACCCGGGGTGCACGCGCTGCTGCGCATGCTGGACGGGGTCTCACCGGCCTTCGTCCTCGGGCGCAGGGGCGATGTGCTGGCCTCCAACCAGCTGGCCCGGGCGCTGATCATCGACTTCGAGGCGCTCCCGTACCACGAGCGGAACATGGCCCGTTTCATGTTCCTCGACGAGGCGGCCCGTTCGCTGTGGCCGGAGTGGGAGACGGTCGCGGCGGAGATGGTGGCGTCCCTCCGGCTGGAGGCCGGGCGCCATCCCGACGATCCCCGGCTGACCGAGCTCGTGGGCGAGCTCACCATCAAGAGCCCTGAGTTCCGCACCTGGTGGGCCGACCACAACGTGCGGGAGAAGACCCACGGCGTCAAGCTCTACCACCATCCGGTGGTCGGGGACATGACGCTGGCCTACGAGAACGTGACCGTGCCCGGCGATCCCGACCAGGCGCTGTGCATCTACACGGTCGTGCCCGGCTCCCCCTCCGAGGCGGCCCTGCGGCTGCTGGCGAGCTGGACCGCGACTCCCTCGGCCGATCCGTCCGCGCCCTCGTCCGAAGCGCGTCCTTCGGGGGGACCGTCCTCCGACGTCTCCCCCTGA